One Lactobacillus sp. CBA3606 DNA segment encodes these proteins:
- a CDS encoding DUF1440 domain-containing protein: MTKKGFNHQAAMVAGITGGVISGLVKLGWENVLPPRTAARDQTNPPQRLLQQVGVPASITHATYTYAGHQLPGVSYVMHFGFSTTFAVAYSLWARQHPKAQAGSSALYGLGVWTAFHHLILPALGTVPAAKDQPVEEHLSEAIGHVLWMWTADWVSATVYDRLTKRS; the protein is encoded by the coding sequence ATGACAAAAAAAGGTTTTAATCACCAAGCAGCGATGGTTGCTGGAATTACTGGTGGTGTGATTTCTGGATTAGTAAAGTTGGGTTGGGAAAATGTGTTACCACCCCGAACTGCGGCGCGTGATCAAACCAATCCACCGCAACGGTTATTACAACAAGTAGGGGTACCCGCCAGCATCACGCATGCGACTTATACGTATGCTGGTCACCAATTACCTGGTGTCAGTTATGTCATGCATTTTGGGTTTTCGACAACATTTGCAGTGGCATACAGTCTGTGGGCGCGGCAACATCCTAAGGCCCAAGCTGGTAGTAGTGCCCTGTATGGTTTAGGGGTTTGGACCGCTTTTCACCATTTGATTTTACCAGCTTTAGGAACAGTACCAGCCGCAAAAGACCAGCCAGTTGAAGAGCACTTGTCAGAAGCGATTGGCCATGTTTTGTGGATGTGGACGGCTGATTGGGTGAGTGCGACGGTCTATGATCGCTTAACGAAGCGGTCATAA
- a CDS encoding ABC transporter permease has protein sequence MYLGLKEMQHDKLRYALLSGVLLLIALVVFMLAGLANGLSNGNRQAIDTWQATDVYLNKNANQTLSASQLTLADQKHVQGKSVAPLATLSGTLRTTNNQLKTTTSVLATNRHSFLMPKLVSGHHITGKRQLLISADLKTAGFKLGQKVRLGTTKRTVTIVGTYAPSTYMIAPTVYTDIATLNYLQKAPITSGNQQTVNGFIAKKGNFKTTTHGNLQHLTMATFINKLPGYSAEQLTLNTMIYFLFVIALAIIGIFMFVLTLQKQALFGVLKIQGIGSKHILATLLTQSIVMALIGIVVGLGITVGLAQIMPAGLPFVINWLQFSGYSLALLAAAIIGALLSWRTVAKIDPAVAIG, from the coding sequence ATGTATTTAGGTCTAAAAGAAATGCAGCACGACAAATTACGTTATGCGTTACTCAGTGGCGTGCTCTTATTAATCGCACTCGTTGTTTTCATGTTAGCCGGCTTAGCAAATGGCCTTTCTAACGGGAACCGCCAAGCTATTGATACTTGGCAAGCGACGGATGTTTACTTAAATAAGAATGCCAATCAGACACTGTCTGCCTCACAACTCACACTGGCGGATCAAAAACACGTGCAAGGAAAATCAGTGGCGCCATTAGCGACATTATCGGGCACTTTACGAACAACCAATAATCAGCTAAAAACAACCACCAGTGTCTTAGCCACTAATCGACACAGCTTTTTAATGCCAAAATTAGTTAGTGGTCATCATATTACTGGCAAACGTCAACTATTGATTTCAGCAGATCTAAAAACAGCTGGCTTTAAACTCGGACAAAAAGTGCGCTTGGGGACAACTAAACGCACCGTCACCATTGTCGGGACTTACGCCCCTAGCACCTATATGATTGCTCCCACAGTATATACCGATATTGCCACCTTGAACTATTTACAAAAAGCGCCCATCACTAGCGGTAACCAACAGACCGTGAATGGCTTCATCGCTAAAAAGGGCAACTTTAAAACGACGACGCACGGCAATCTCCAACATCTTACGATGGCCACTTTTATTAATAAATTACCTGGTTATAGTGCCGAACAGTTGACGTTAAATACCATGATTTACTTCTTATTTGTGATTGCCTTAGCCATTATCGGCATCTTTATGTTTGTCCTAACCCTACAAAAGCAAGCCCTCTTTGGGGTTTTAAAGATTCAAGGAATCGGCTCCAAACATATTTTAGCAACCTTATTAACGCAAAGTATCGTCATGGCGCTAATCGGGATTGTCGTTGGCCTCGGGATTACCGTTGGCCTGGCTCAAATTATGCCGGCTGGATTACCCTTTGTGATTAACTGGTTACAATTTAGTGGTTATAGCTTAGCCTTACTCGCCGCCGCCATCATTGGTGCGCTATTATCATGGCGAACCGTTGCTAAAATTGACCCAGCCGTCGCCATTGGATAG
- a CDS encoding ABC transporter ATP-binding protein, which produces MSQPILQLQQITKQFGQGHTAITALKDANFEVNAGQFVAIIGPSGSGKSTFLTIAAGLQTPTNGHVILNGTELASQSEKQRLAYRFDEIGFILQSSNLIPFLTVTEQLKLVDKMAKRPFQKQRATALLAELALSEVAKAYPNELSGGERQRVAIVRALYNDPSVILADEPTASLDTPRSIDVVQRLAKEAHQHQKAIVMVTHDQRLIKDCDVVYKIEDGLMTRQ; this is translated from the coding sequence ATGTCACAACCCATTTTACAATTACAACAAATCACTAAACAATTTGGTCAGGGTCATACCGCCATTACAGCGCTCAAAGACGCTAATTTTGAAGTTAATGCCGGTCAATTCGTTGCCATTATCGGCCCATCTGGTTCTGGCAAAAGCACCTTTTTAACCATTGCCGCCGGACTCCAAACCCCGACTAACGGCCATGTTATCTTAAATGGCACCGAACTGGCCTCCCAATCTGAAAAACAACGGTTAGCTTATCGTTTTGACGAGATTGGCTTCATTTTGCAAAGTTCCAATTTGATTCCTTTTTTAACTGTCACTGAACAACTAAAACTCGTCGACAAAATGGCTAAGCGACCGTTCCAAAAACAACGGGCCACTGCCCTATTAGCAGAATTAGCATTAAGCGAGGTCGCCAAAGCCTACCCCAATGAATTATCCGGTGGTGAACGACAACGGGTCGCCATTGTCCGGGCTCTTTATAATGATCCCAGTGTTATCTTAGCCGATGAACCCACGGCCAGCTTAGATACACCACGGTCAATTGATGTGGTCCAACGATTAGCCAAAGAAGCCCATCAGCATCAAAAAGCGATTGTCATGGTAACTCATGACCAACGCCTGATTAAGGATTGCGACGTCGTCTATAAAATCGAAGATGGTTTGATGACCCGTCAATAA
- a CDS encoding ECF transporter S component, whose amino-acid sequence MKKLKPKTLALLALLIALNIVGSNLALMLKLPIYLDSIGTVLAAAVFGPLGGMLVGGATGVIVGTTTDLYALFFLPVQLLTGLVAGALYRRIKPNQFRHNWWLALAISLPGTLLSTGITVILFHGITSSGSSLLVQLLLGTGLSKPLAVFLIQISTDYLDRFLTVYIVALVYQALHYRLPQAN is encoded by the coding sequence ATGAAAAAGTTAAAGCCCAAGACCCTAGCTTTATTAGCGTTACTGATTGCCTTAAATATTGTCGGCAGTAACCTGGCATTAATGTTGAAATTACCGATTTATTTAGATTCGATTGGGACCGTCTTAGCGGCAGCTGTTTTTGGCCCACTCGGTGGGATGCTAGTAGGGGGCGCAACTGGCGTGATTGTTGGCACCACGACGGATTTATATGCGTTGTTCTTTCTGCCGGTACAATTGTTAACGGGTTTGGTTGCCGGTGCCCTTTATCGGCGGATTAAACCCAATCAGTTTCGGCATAATTGGTGGTTAGCGTTAGCGATTTCATTACCAGGAACGTTGCTCAGTACTGGTATCACGGTGATTCTATTTCATGGAATTACATCGTCCGGTTCAAGTTTGTTGGTGCAACTATTGTTAGGAACCGGACTAAGTAAACCATTGGCGGTCTTTTTAATACAAATTAGTACTGATTATTTAGATCGTTTTTTAACGGTTTACATCGTAGCACTCGTCTATCAAGCACTACATTATCGGTTACCACAGGCAAATTAA
- a CDS encoding nucleoside hydrolase — translation MDAIKSVIIDCDPGIDDSLALLLALKSPELKVVGITTVSGNVPAELGAQNVLKVLALAGRLDIPVHVGAKAPLRVPYTSAQDTHGDDGLGNSQLPAITTVTVGTDAVAFIIATLTAAPTTSILALGPLTNIAQVLQQQPAVFKQVAQFTLMGGNYRSHGNCSPVAEYNFWCDPDAAQLVFDQLPVPIQMVGLDVTRQIVLTPSLLEYIQAINPVMGQFIKKITRFYFDFHWQQERVIGCVINDPLAVAVMLEPTILTGFSAYTAVVATDDVARGQSIVDDHEFWQRPHNSLVETHVDVAAFWRLFLTRVAGATEPDLSATLHQLKVVGA, via the coding sequence ATGGATGCAATAAAATCAGTAATCATCGACTGTGATCCCGGCATTGATGATAGTTTGGCCTTGTTATTGGCGTTAAAATCGCCAGAACTAAAGGTGGTTGGAATTACTACTGTCAGTGGGAATGTCCCCGCTGAGTTGGGCGCACAAAATGTATTAAAAGTCTTAGCATTAGCGGGACGCTTGGATATTCCTGTCCACGTTGGTGCGAAAGCCCCGTTGCGGGTGCCTTATACGAGTGCTCAAGATACGCATGGGGATGATGGGTTAGGTAATAGTCAATTGCCAGCGATTACAACGGTGACGGTGGGTACTGATGCGGTGGCATTTATCATCGCAACGTTAACTGCGGCGCCGACGACGTCAATCTTGGCATTGGGACCACTGACCAACATCGCTCAAGTCTTACAACAGCAACCAGCGGTCTTTAAGCAGGTTGCCCAGTTTACGTTAATGGGTGGTAATTACCGTAGTCATGGGAATTGTTCGCCGGTGGCCGAGTATAACTTCTGGTGTGATCCGGATGCAGCTCAACTGGTTTTTGACCAGTTACCAGTCCCAATTCAGATGGTTGGTTTAGATGTGACGCGCCAGATTGTGTTGACGCCGAGCTTGCTAGAATATATCCAAGCGATTAATCCAGTGATGGGACAGTTTATTAAAAAAATTACGCGTTTTTATTTTGATTTTCATTGGCAACAAGAACGGGTCATCGGGTGTGTCATTAATGATCCGCTAGCGGTGGCTGTAATGCTTGAGCCGACAATCTTAACCGGTTTTTCAGCATATACGGCGGTGGTTGCCACCGATGACGTGGCCCGGGGGCAATCAATTGTCGATGACCATGAATTTTGGCAGCGACCACATAACAGCTTGGTTGAGACACACGTCGATGTCGCTGCTTTTTGGCGTTTATTCTTAACACGAGTTGCTGGCGCAACGGAACCGGACTTATCAGCGACCTTGCACCAATTAAAGGTGGTGGGCGCATGA
- a CDS encoding dihydrofolate reductase family protein, with amino-acid sequence MRKVQFYGAVSMDGYLATKDNRLDWLFKTTGAEDAPTAEFMQQVDTAIMGRHTYDYTMEQTTDQLINPYNPLTQNIVMTSNPHPGDDRTTFTNTDVTTLVDQLRQADGANIWIVGGAGVLMPLLTANLVDDLFIQIAPVLLGTGITLFTPTSDYHQRFELVATNQYGQLAEVHYRRLS; translated from the coding sequence ATGCGCAAAGTTCAATTTTATGGCGCCGTTTCGATGGATGGTTATCTAGCCACCAAAGACAACCGGCTCGATTGGTTGTTCAAGACTACTGGCGCCGAGGACGCGCCCACCGCTGAGTTCATGCAACAAGTCGATACCGCTATCATGGGGCGGCACACTTATGATTATACGATGGAACAGACCACCGATCAGCTCATTAATCCTTACAATCCGTTAACTCAAAACATTGTCATGACGTCAAACCCACATCCGGGCGATGACCGGACCACGTTCACCAATACCGATGTCACGACTTTAGTCGACCAATTACGACAAGCCGATGGCGCCAATATTTGGATTGTCGGTGGTGCGGGCGTCTTGATGCCTTTATTGACCGCCAATTTAGTTGACGATCTATTCATCCAAATTGCGCCCGTTTTACTAGGGACAGGAATTACACTATTCACACCAACTAGCGACTATCACCAACGATTTGAACTTGTTGCGACTAATCAATATGGTCAATTAGCAGAAGTTCATTATCGCCGCTTATCTTAA
- a CDS encoding cation:proton antiporter: protein MGYIGTLSLILIVTAIAGHLSVRMGLPAVIGQLLSGIVLGPALLGWVSATSFITDFAELGVIILMFMAGLESDLGLLKKYWKPSLLVAVLGVILPVGVIDWCSQLFHLGSVESLFLGVTFAATSVSISVAVLKELNALDGKEGTTILGAAVVDDVLAVLILSLMVSLFGSEVGSSGSSSTNLGLSLGIQAAFFVGLYVVVKWIVPRLMKIGDALLVPTSVTLMSLVICFGLAYFADFIGLSAVIGAFFAGIAVGQTDYHTVIDEHIQPIGNAVFIPVFFVSIGLNMSFKGFANDFWFIVVITVAAVVTKLLGAGIGAKIAGFSWTSGYEIGAGMVSRGEMALIIAQIGYQGKLLSADRYSAVITAIILTTLIAPLLLRQSIHHQAQLDKV, encoded by the coding sequence ATGGGCTATATTGGAACATTAAGTTTAATTTTAATTGTGACCGCGATTGCCGGTCATTTGAGTGTACGGATGGGGTTACCCGCCGTTATTGGACAACTATTAAGTGGTATTGTGTTAGGGCCAGCGTTACTTGGCTGGGTTTCAGCAACCAGTTTCATCACGGATTTTGCCGAACTTGGGGTCATTATTTTGATGTTTATGGCCGGACTGGAGAGTGATCTCGGGTTACTGAAAAAGTATTGGAAGCCAAGTTTATTAGTGGCCGTATTGGGCGTGATTTTGCCAGTGGGCGTGATTGACTGGTGTAGTCAGTTATTCCACTTAGGCAGTGTTGAAAGTTTGTTTCTTGGCGTAACTTTTGCGGCAACTTCAGTGTCAATTTCGGTCGCAGTTTTAAAGGAACTCAATGCTTTAGATGGCAAGGAAGGGACGACGATTTTAGGCGCCGCGGTAGTTGATGACGTTTTGGCTGTTTTGATTTTAAGCCTGATGGTGAGTCTATTCGGTAGTGAAGTGGGCTCTAGCGGTAGTAGTTCGACGAACTTAGGATTGTCGTTAGGTATTCAAGCCGCCTTCTTTGTGGGGTTATATGTGGTGGTGAAGTGGATTGTGCCACGGCTGATGAAGATTGGCGATGCGTTGTTAGTGCCAACTTCGGTTACTTTAATGTCATTAGTGATTTGCTTTGGGTTAGCTTATTTTGCTGATTTTATTGGCTTGAGTGCGGTTATTGGCGCATTCTTTGCTGGTATTGCGGTTGGACAGACCGACTATCACACGGTGATTGATGAACATATTCAGCCCATTGGAAATGCCGTATTTATTCCCGTATTCTTTGTTAGTATCGGGTTGAACATGTCCTTTAAAGGATTCGCAAATGATTTTTGGTTCATCGTTGTCATTACAGTCGCTGCGGTGGTCACGAAGTTACTTGGGGCTGGTATTGGTGCTAAAATAGCGGGCTTTAGTTGGACCAGTGGCTATGAGATTGGCGCCGGGATGGTTTCACGTGGTGAAATGGCCCTAATCATTGCTCAAATTGGGTATCAAGGTAAGTTATTATCAGCCGATCGTTATTCGGCGGTAATCACGGCCATTATTTTAACGACGCTGATTGCACCGTTATTATTGCGACAATCAATTCATCATCAAGCCCAGTTAGATAAAGTATAG